The following proteins come from a genomic window of Thiothrix unzii:
- a CDS encoding DNA-3-methyladenine glycosylase I, whose protein sequence is MTSIDPTSATPTLCRCAWVDLSKPDYVAYHDEEWGVPVHDDRKLFELLVLESAQAGLSWYTILRKRDTYRQAFDDFDPEKIVRYDDAKIQELLANPGIIRNRLKVLATINNAQRFLAVQAEFGSFDAYLWRFVGGNTIVNHRKTLAEYTATTPESDAMSKDLKKRGFKFMGSTVCYAYMQATGIVNDHMLDCFRSSPTLIAT, encoded by the coding sequence ATGACGAGCATTGACCCAACATCCGCCACTCCCACGCTCTGCCGTTGCGCATGGGTAGACTTGAGCAAACCCGATTACGTTGCTTATCACGATGAAGAATGGGGCGTACCCGTTCACGACGACCGTAAATTGTTCGAGTTATTGGTGCTGGAATCAGCACAAGCAGGCTTGAGTTGGTACACCATTCTGCGCAAACGCGACACTTACCGGCAAGCGTTTGACGATTTCGATCCTGAAAAAATCGTGCGTTATGATGATGCTAAAATACAGGAGCTACTCGCTAATCCCGGCATTATCCGCAACCGCCTGAAAGTGTTGGCGACTATTAATAACGCGCAACGCTTTCTGGCAGTGCAAGCCGAATTCGGGAGTTTTGACGCTTATCTGTGGCGTTTTGTCGGTGGTAACACCATCGTTAACCACCGGAAGACCTTGGCAGAATATACCGCCACTACCCCAGAATCGGATGCAATGAGCAAAGATTTGAAAAAGCGCGGCTTTAAGTTTATGGGTTCAACCGTGTGTTACGCCTATATGCAGGCCACAGGGATAGTGAATGACCATATGCTTGATTGTTTCCGCAGCAGCCCAACCCTTATTGCAACTTAA
- a CDS encoding NifB/NifX family molybdenum-iron cluster-binding protein, producing the protein MKIGVTSQNLRTITGHASKARSFLMYESTMGQAFHPIESLELPMEMSIHAWNKRGDHPLLALDYLITGPCGKGFINQMKQYGVKVKTTDETDPQVAVKALLAAVVPWAAKPV; encoded by the coding sequence ATGAAAATCGGCGTTACCAGCCAGAATTTGCGTACCATTACCGGACATGCCAGCAAAGCCCGCAGCTTTTTGATGTATGAATCAACAATGGGGCAGGCGTTTCACCCCATCGAATCACTGGAATTGCCGATGGAAATGTCGATTCACGCATGGAATAAGCGTGGCGATCACCCGCTACTAGCGTTGGATTACCTGATCACCGGGCCGTGCGGTAAAGGCTTTATCAATCAGATGAAACAATACGGCGTTAAGGTAAAAACCACCGACGAAACCGATCCGCAAGTGGCAGTCAAAGCGTTACTCGCCGCCGTTGTGCCTTGGGCAGCAAAGCCCGTGTGA
- a CDS encoding methyltransferase family protein, giving the protein MNRLQLKIPPPVYLLAFAGMMWLVARVVPVVDLIASPWNRLGLGLIAVAVLIDFWSLGLFFRAHTTFNPIHPERTQTLVTGGTYRYTRNPMYVGMLIILTGWCIYLGSLGAFALLPVFVWILTHQQIVPEEQVLAQKFGQAYSDYQRRVPRWLW; this is encoded by the coding sequence ATGAACCGTTTACAGTTGAAAATTCCACCACCGGTTTACCTGCTCGCATTTGCGGGCATGATGTGGCTGGTGGCGCGTGTCGTGCCTGTTGTGGATTTGATTGCGTCACCTTGGAATAGGTTGGGACTGGGGTTAATTGCTGTGGCGGTGTTGATTGACTTCTGGTCGCTGGGGTTGTTTTTCCGCGCCCATACTACGTTTAACCCCATCCACCCGGAACGCACCCAAACGCTGGTGACAGGCGGGACGTACCGCTATACCCGCAACCCGATGTACGTTGGGATGTTGATCATTTTAACGGGGTGGTGCATTTACTTGGGCAGTTTAGGGGCGTTCGCACTGCTGCCCGTGTTTGTGTGGATATTAACGCACCAACAAATTGTGCCGGAAGAACAAGTTCTGGCACAAAAATTTGGGCAGGCTTACAGCGACTACCAACGCCGTGTGCCGCGCTGGTTGTGGTAA
- a CDS encoding XisI protein, producing MEKLETYRRYVRQVLEHYAQFKPAYGNVDMELLFDTERDRYQLMTVGWNGYDRFHGSLLHVDIKNGQIWIQHDSTEGGIANEFVEMGVPKADIVLAFHAPYKRGYTGFGTGTESAILKPCLTH from the coding sequence ATGGAAAAATTAGAAACTTATCGCCGTTACGTCCGCCAAGTTCTTGAACATTACGCACAATTCAAGCCTGCTTACGGTAATGTAGACATGGAGTTATTATTTGACACTGAGCGTGACCGCTACCAATTAATGACGGTGGGCTGGAATGGCTATGATCGCTTTCATGGCTCATTGCTGCACGTCGATATAAAAAATGGGCAAATTTGGATTCAACACGATAGTACGGAAGGCGGCATTGCCAATGAATTTGTGGAAATGGGCGTGCCTAAAGCCGATATTGTATTGGCATTTCACGCGCCTTACAAACGTGGATACACAGGATTTGGTACAGGAACTGAATCAGCAATATTGAAACCATGTTTAACACATTGA
- a CDS encoding methylated-DNA--[protein]-cysteine S-methyltransferase, whose protein sequence is MNTCVETWESPVGTLYIAASDYAVCAVAFDSNWQRILANLGHVRIQSNALTQATIRQLQAYFAGTRRTFALPLELHGTDFQLRTWQALSEIPYGETRSYSEQATAMGQPQAVRAIGHTNGLNPVSIIVPCHRVIAKSGKLAGYAGGLAAKEYLLTLEAKYQAPTEH, encoded by the coding sequence ATGAATACTTGTGTTGAAACATGGGAATCACCCGTCGGAACGCTTTATATCGCTGCTTCCGACTACGCAGTGTGTGCCGTAGCTTTCGACAGTAATTGGCAACGTATCCTCGCCAACTTAGGCCATGTGCGAATCCAAAGCAACGCGCTAACCCAAGCAACCATCAGGCAATTGCAAGCCTATTTTGCGGGGACGCGCCGCACCTTCGCTCTACCGCTAGAACTGCATGGTACAGACTTTCAACTGCGTACTTGGCAAGCCTTAAGCGAAATTCCCTACGGTGAAACCCGCAGCTATTCCGAACAAGCCACTGCCATGGGACAACCACAAGCGGTGCGTGCGATTGGGCATACCAACGGCCTAAATCCTGTTAGCATTATCGTGCCCTGCCATCGGGTCATTGCCAAATCCGGCAAACTCGCAGGTTATGCAGGCGGGTTGGCAGCGAAGGAATATTTGCTGACACTAGAGGCTAAATATCAAGCCCCGACAGAGCATTAG
- a CDS encoding protoglobin domain-containing protein: protein MHTIDMDALCAYAKQFSGLDEEKIEILHQVYPDVSDRLQEVTECFYTRLQTIPKTLPFLEGRIEALKTTHVAWLHELFSGQCDTAYTQKLYHVGDVHVKVKLPVEFMAGAMTIIQSELTRIFGEIYANDHAKMLSAIRALNAATGFSLLIMQESYQSSSMAEELDKFLRITGMSRVLFNNLARAYR from the coding sequence ATGCACACAATCGACATGGATGCTTTGTGCGCTTATGCCAAGCAATTTTCGGGACTTGATGAAGAAAAAATCGAGATTTTGCACCAAGTTTACCCGGATGTCAGTGACCGGCTTCAGGAAGTGACCGAGTGTTTTTACACACGTTTACAGACCATTCCCAAAACTTTACCGTTTCTGGAAGGGCGTATTGAAGCACTTAAAACAACGCATGTTGCATGGTTACACGAGTTGTTCAGTGGGCAATGTGATACCGCTTATACCCAAAAGCTTTATCACGTCGGGGATGTACACGTGAAGGTCAAATTGCCGGTGGAATTCATGGCTGGTGCAATGACCATTATTCAATCAGAATTGACCCGCATTTTCGGCGAAATTTACGCCAATGATCATGCTAAAATGCTGTCTGCAATTCGTGCCTTGAATGCTGCCACCGGTTTTTCGCTGCTGATTATGCAAGAGTCGTATCAGTCATCCTCAATGGCGGAAGAGCTGGATAAATTTTTGCGGATTACTGGCATGAGTCGGGTGCTGTTCAATAACCTTGCGCGAGCTTATCGTTAA
- a CDS encoding 2-oxoglutarate dehydrogenase E1 component, translating into MNTQQYQNESFLDGNQAAFLEQIYQQYLYDPSSVDAQWQTYFEAIAQPPSAVAAPCIDPTMERRSLQLRVSRLINAYRYLGHLEADTNPLGHYAYKVSVPQLMLEHHELENIDPTLTFDPGSFNIQTAPTLQNIVHALRETYVRTTGFEYMHILDVQEKRWLQRRIETDLARDKLTHPERRKILEQLTAAEGFELYLHRRYVGQKRFGLEGGESLIPLLQTLIHEGGKQGLQEIAIGMAHRGRLNVLTNVLCKPAGELFSEFEGKIDETYTGDVKYHKGFSCDVSTEGGPVHLVLAFNPSHLEIVSPVMEGSVRARQDRRHDKDGDQVLGVSIHGDAAFAGQGVVMETFNMAQTRGYRTRGTIHIVINNQIGFTTSTVSDSRSTYYPTDVAKMINAPIFHVNGDDPEAVVYATKLALEYRQQFQKDVVIDLVCYRRLGHNEADEPNMTQPVMYSIIRSLPSTRAKYAAELAQAGVVSLAGANGLIEAYRTKLANGGITCCNSQTRSGLPAELQTHWKMFVGQPWRQAVHTNCSLERIQRISDRWLSGIPADFMVHSRVLKVLEARAAMGRGEQPIDWGFAENLAYATLLEEGFEVRLSGQDCGRGTFSHRHAVLHHQQRREQWVPLQHTADYQAKFTVIDSVLSEEAVLAFEYGYATAEPNTLVIWEAQFGDFVNGAQVVIDQFISSGEQKWQRLCGLVMFLPHGLEGQGPEHSSARLERFVQLAAQENMHICVPSTPAQTFHMLRRQMLRKYRKPLIVFTPKSLLRHPLAVNDLEDFTRGQFEVVLDDQDITDVAAKEAVTRVILCSGKVYYDLLDERRKQGLGDVAIVRLEQLYPFPSQELVDVMEYYPNAKRLIWCQEEPVNQGAWNGIKHRFEAYDYIEVVCVSRPAMAAPAVGSLYMHQRQQQALVREALGHFDAECAAD; encoded by the coding sequence ATGAATACCCAGCAATATCAAAATGAATCGTTTCTCGACGGCAACCAAGCCGCTTTCCTTGAGCAGATTTACCAACAATATTTGTACGACCCCAGTAGTGTGGATGCGCAGTGGCAAACTTATTTTGAAGCCATCGCACAACCACCCAGTGCGGTAGCCGCGCCATGTATTGATCCGACGATGGAACGCCGCAGTTTGCAATTGCGGGTGTCGCGTTTAATCAATGCTTACCGTTATTTAGGGCATCTGGAAGCCGATACGAATCCATTAGGACACTACGCTTATAAAGTGAGTGTGCCGCAATTAATGCTCGAACATCATGAGCTGGAAAATATCGACCCCACGCTCACCTTCGACCCCGGTTCCTTCAATATTCAAACCGCGCCGACCCTACAAAATATTGTTCATGCCTTGCGTGAAACTTACGTGCGCACCACCGGCTTTGAATACATGCATATTTTGGACGTGCAGGAAAAACGCTGGTTACAACGCCGTATTGAAACCGACTTAGCCCGCGATAAGTTGACCCACCCCGAACGCCGCAAAATTTTAGAACAATTAACCGCTGCGGAAGGGTTTGAGCTGTATTTGCATCGGCGTTACGTCGGGCAAAAGCGTTTCGGCTTGGAAGGTGGGGAAAGTCTGATTCCGCTATTGCAAACCCTGATTCACGAAGGTGGTAAGCAAGGTTTACAGGAAATCGCGATTGGTATGGCGCACCGGGGGCGACTCAATGTATTGACCAATGTGCTGTGTAAGCCAGCGGGTGAATTGTTCAGCGAGTTTGAAGGCAAAATCGACGAAACTTATACTGGCGATGTGAAATACCACAAAGGTTTTTCCTGCGATGTCAGTACCGAAGGCGGCCCAGTGCATTTGGTGTTGGCGTTTAACCCGTCACATCTGGAGATCGTCAGCCCGGTAATGGAAGGCTCGGTGCGGGCGCGTCAGGATCGTCGTCACGATAAAGACGGTGATCAGGTGTTGGGTGTTTCCATCCACGGTGATGCGGCCTTTGCAGGGCAGGGCGTGGTCATGGAAACCTTTAATATGGCGCAAACACGCGGTTATCGCACCCGTGGCACGATCCATATTGTGATTAACAACCAAATCGGTTTTACCACCAGCACAGTGTCGGATAGTCGCTCCACTTATTACCCGACTGACGTGGCAAAAATGATTAACGCGCCGATTTTCCACGTCAATGGCGATGACCCGGAAGCGGTGGTGTACGCCACCAAACTGGCGTTGGAATACCGCCAGCAATTCCAGAAAGATGTGGTGATTGACTTGGTGTGCTACCGGCGTTTGGGGCATAACGAAGCTGACGAACCCAATATGACTCAGCCGGTTATGTACAGCATTATCCGTAGCTTACCGAGCACTCGTGCGAAATACGCCGCAGAATTGGCGCAGGCTGGCGTGGTAAGTTTGGCGGGTGCAAACGGTTTGATCGAAGCGTACCGTACTAAGTTAGCCAACGGTGGCATTACCTGCTGCAATAGCCAAACCCGTTCCGGTTTACCTGCTGAATTGCAAACCCACTGGAAAATGTTTGTGGGGCAACCTTGGCGGCAGGCGGTGCATACCAACTGTAGTTTGGAACGGATCCAGCGCATCAGTGATCGTTGGTTAAGCGGTATTCCTGCGGATTTTATGGTGCATTCGCGGGTACTTAAAGTGTTGGAAGCGCGTGCGGCAATGGGACGTGGTGAGCAGCCGATTGACTGGGGTTTTGCAGAAAATCTTGCTTACGCGACCTTGTTGGAAGAAGGTTTTGAGGTGCGTTTATCCGGGCAGGATTGCGGGCGTGGTACGTTCTCGCACCGTCATGCGGTTTTGCACCATCAGCAGCGGCGCGAACAGTGGGTTCCGTTGCAGCATACGGCGGATTATCAGGCGAAATTTACTGTGATTGACTCGGTGTTATCCGAAGAAGCGGTGCTGGCGTTTGAGTACGGTTATGCTACTGCCGAACCCAATACGCTGGTGATTTGGGAAGCGCAATTCGGTGACTTTGTGAACGGGGCGCAGGTGGTTATCGACCAGTTTATCAGCTCTGGTGAACAAAAATGGCAACGCTTGTGCGGTTTGGTGATGTTCCTCCCGCACGGTTTGGAGGGGCAGGGGCCGGAACACTCATCAGCGCGTTTAGAGCGTTTTGTGCAATTAGCCGCGCAGGAAAATATGCACATTTGCGTGCCATCGACTCCGGCGCAGACCTTCCACATGTTGCGGCGGCAAATGTTGCGTAAATACCGTAAACCATTGATTGTGTTTACCCCTAAGAGCTTATTGCGGCATCCTTTAGCGGTTAATGACCTAGAAGATTTCACCCGGGGTCAATTTGAAGTGGTGCTGGATGATCAGGATATTACCGATGTGGCGGCGAAAGAGGCGGTGACGCGGGTTATTTTGTGCAGCGGTAAAGTCTATTACGACCTGTTGGATGAGCGGCGTAAACAAGGTTTAGGGGATGTAGCGATTGTGCGTCTGGAACAACTTTACCCATTCCCGTCGCAGGAATTGGTGGACGTTATGGAATATTACCCGAATGCCAAACGCTTAATTTGGTGTCAGGAAGAGCCGGTGAATCAGGGGGCGTGGAATGGCATTAAACACCGTTTTGAAGCTTACGATTACATTGAGGTGGTGTGTGTAAGTCGCCCTGCGATGGCGGCTCCGGCGGTGGGTTCGCTGTATATGCACCAACGTCAGCAACAGGCTTTGGTGCGCGAAGCATTGGGGCATTTCGACGCGGAATGCGCAGCGGATTAG
- a CDS encoding DUF6174 domain-containing protein encodes MANTIPQGIVANQRTVSTPANNAAGVPSSRLQDQFSQLLKPQNGNVQHGTKRNDTLQGGKGNDQLYGYAGNDVLNGGDGNDYLDGGVGNDTLRGGRGNDTLQGGAGDDLMVDNSGSNTFRGGEGTDTIRLSGKFSDYTITALGNNGIMPAIYPPRPVETGFQLVDKRTGETQTVYSTENFKFADMSLDAKTLGSKIDSPRQDLQANQQKWQQANIDSYSFTLQQGGFRTPDALRPVNIEVSNGKVVSAVYADNGQPLPADMDFNRLTVDDLFKQIDEAISNGAEKVQVEYDPQFGFPTSIYIDRSSMIADEESNIKVSNFQRNDMMSTMACGEEGDCFGDWIGGTPRPMPMNFDLNAE; translated from the coding sequence ATGGCTAACACTATTCCCCAAGGCATTGTCGCCAATCAACGGACAGTATCAACCCCCGCAAATAATGCAGCAGGCGTGCCAAGCTCGCGTCTGCAAGATCAGTTCAGCCAATTGTTAAAGCCGCAAAACGGCAATGTTCAACATGGCACAAAACGCAACGATACCCTGCAAGGTGGCAAAGGTAATGACCAGCTTTACGGCTATGCAGGCAATGACGTACTCAATGGTGGTGACGGTAACGATTATTTAGACGGCGGTGTTGGTAACGATACGCTGCGCGGTGGTCGTGGCAATGATACGTTGCAAGGCGGTGCGGGTGATGACCTGATGGTCGATAACAGCGGCTCCAACACCTTTCGTGGCGGTGAAGGCACGGATACCATCCGTTTAAGCGGCAAGTTTTCGGATTACACCATTACTGCCTTGGGTAATAACGGCATTATGCCTGCGATTTATCCGCCCCGTCCGGTCGAAACCGGCTTTCAATTGGTGGATAAACGCACTGGTGAAACCCAAACTGTTTATAGCACTGAAAATTTCAAATTTGCCGACATGAGCCTTGATGCGAAAACACTCGGCAGCAAAATTGACTCGCCGCGCCAAGACTTGCAAGCCAACCAACAAAAATGGCAGCAAGCTAATATCGACAGCTATTCCTTTACTTTGCAACAAGGTGGTTTCCGCACCCCTGATGCGTTGCGCCCGGTCAATATTGAAGTCAGCAATGGTAAAGTGGTGTCCGCAGTTTACGCGGATAATGGTCAGCCTTTGCCCGCAGACATGGATTTCAATCGCTTAACCGTTGATGACTTGTTCAAACAAATTGACGAGGCTATTAGCAACGGCGCGGAAAAAGTTCAGGTTGAATACGATCCTCAGTTTGGATTCCCGACTTCGATTTACATTGATCGCAGCAGTATGATTGCCGATGAAGAGTCGAACATTAAAGTGAGTAATTTCCAGCGCAACGATATGATGAGCACGATGGCTTGCGGTGAAGAGGGGGATTGTTTCGGAGATTGGATTGGCGGTACGCCACGCCCAATGCCGATGAACTTCGACCTCAACGCTGAGTAA
- a CDS encoding ATP-grasp domain-containing protein: MLLLAGGDTDPHLLRLLKHAVRRGVAVDTLLTGQAGLPRLCWDIKAHRLLDGERVLTPQASFIRQDVFTFLRSRNQQDQAIAREWYTSIVGWLQASPDVKVFNREFLSRGAVNKPYVLHLALQVGLAVADTLITNDASLMDELAATQGWVGKPVTGGAHCEALGVSGWTGALSHPQIVQRKLQQPEMRVFRVGEQWFGFWVMSDALDYRTSSATRLEPTLVPLEIQEKLGQLSTQLGLNFAAADFKTDPETGRLQFLEINSNPMFAGFDQAAGGVLCDAMLDWLLS; encoded by the coding sequence ATGCTATTACTGGCTGGTGGTGACACCGATCCGCACTTATTGCGTTTGTTGAAACACGCGGTGCGGCGCGGTGTGGCGGTGGATACGTTGTTGACTGGGCAAGCGGGTTTACCGCGTTTGTGTTGGGATATTAAAGCGCATCGTCTGTTGGACGGTGAGCGCGTGTTAACACCGCAGGCCAGTTTCATTCGCCAGGATGTGTTTACTTTTTTACGCAGCCGTAATCAGCAAGATCAAGCCATTGCCCGCGAGTGGTACACCAGCATTGTGGGTTGGTTGCAAGCTTCGCCGGATGTGAAAGTCTTTAACCGCGAATTTCTGAGCCGTGGGGCAGTCAATAAGCCCTACGTGTTGCATCTCGCCTTACAGGTCGGTTTGGCGGTAGCGGATACCTTGATTACCAACGATGCGAGTCTGATGGATGAGCTGGCGGCTACCCAAGGATGGGTGGGTAAACCTGTAACGGGTGGGGCGCATTGTGAAGCTTTGGGCGTATCGGGTTGGACAGGTGCGTTGTCGCACCCGCAAATTGTGCAGCGTAAGTTACAGCAACCGGAAATGCGCGTATTTCGGGTGGGCGAGCAGTGGTTCGGCTTTTGGGTCATGTCCGATGCGTTGGATTATCGTACCTCTTCCGCAACACGCTTGGAGCCAACCTTGGTTCCGTTAGAAATTCAGGAAAAACTGGGGCAGCTATCGACTCAGTTGGGATTGAATTTTGCAGCGGCTGATTTTAAAACCGACCCGGAAACCGGGCGATTACAGTTTTTGGAAATCAACAGCAATCCGATGTTTGCGGGTTTCGATCAAGCAGCAGGCGGGGTGTTGTGTGATGCGATGCTGGATTGGTTGTTGAGCTGA